One genomic region from Reichenbachiella ulvae encodes:
- a CDS encoding tetratricopeptide repeat protein, which translates to MKHTEDIVKIIQAIGGIWPLLLSICFIIAIIKKWNWIWDRFDNVKKIKVKSGNNEFEVETNGSSNKKESLPEIEKVTEELDENESKEEEQTLFDCYTSLKQGERKKAEEIFSQVQKKASKEVLYKNEIVFLFYKHLSGDPTVIDNLKKRLDDSNLGNSDRLVVLKFIAKCYSDLNNVQELSTYFDKALELAQSDSEKSSIVLDKFYGLKEANEIEKGRTILINFLPSLNDNNEKAKLLHALSDTYEGEEEIILRLSTLEKAVSLVPNNVHLLFSLAFDLAKYEYKKESINSYLKLLQYTPKNANALNNIGSGFKSVEMNNYAVEYYKRAKEENHTLAIGNLCFQFINAGFLDEAQEIIDYHKTAESSEHMIIKAQDEILNIKRRRKEDFNNIAEKGRSFSEFLLDYSNQQFENNIPVKYDSNDWRTDHDEQVTISIDREILTIVWKDKHHFNRGTDDHTINAKINNRSISGNYRFPQSYLFKKSTSLTVEDKKYQEVNGHISLNIDNGTIRFLNTSNDDFQLKVFNLKNA; encoded by the coding sequence ATGAAACATACCGAAGATATAGTAAAAATCATTCAGGCTATTGGAGGAATATGGCCTCTTTTACTTAGTATTTGTTTCATCATAGCAATTATTAAAAAATGGAATTGGATTTGGGATCGATTTGATAATGTTAAAAAAATCAAAGTCAAAAGCGGTAATAATGAATTTGAAGTTGAGACCAATGGAAGTTCGAACAAAAAAGAGTCTTTACCTGAAATTGAGAAGGTTACTGAAGAATTAGATGAAAATGAGTCTAAAGAAGAAGAACAGACTTTATTCGATTGTTACACATCTCTAAAGCAAGGAGAACGAAAAAAAGCAGAAGAAATATTTTCCCAAGTTCAAAAGAAAGCCTCAAAGGAAGTTTTATACAAAAACGAAATTGTTTTTCTTTTTTACAAACACCTTTCAGGGGATCCTACTGTAATTGATAATTTAAAGAAGAGATTGGATGATTCAAATTTAGGCAACTCAGACCGATTGGTTGTTCTAAAATTCATAGCTAAATGTTACAGCGATCTTAACAATGTGCAAGAATTATCAACATATTTCGATAAAGCTTTAGAGCTTGCACAAAGCGATTCGGAAAAATCATCTATTGTTTTAGATAAATTTTACGGGCTCAAAGAGGCAAATGAAATAGAAAAAGGACGAACAATACTAATAAACTTCCTACCATCTTTAAATGACAATAACGAAAAAGCCAAGTTATTACACGCATTAAGCGATACTTACGAAGGAGAAGAAGAAATAATATTGAGACTTTCGACTCTAGAAAAGGCAGTTTCGTTAGTTCCAAATAATGTTCATTTATTATTTAGTCTAGCATTTGACTTGGCTAAATACGAATACAAGAAAGAGAGTATCAATTCTTACTTGAAACTTCTTCAATATACCCCTAAAAATGCTAATGCGTTAAACAACATTGGATCTGGGTTTAAATCAGTTGAAATGAATAATTATGCGGTTGAATACTACAAAAGAGCAAAAGAAGAAAATCATACTCTTGCGATTGGCAATCTTTGTTTTCAGTTCATTAATGCTGGATTTTTAGATGAGGCTCAGGAAATAATTGATTATCACAAAACGGCTGAATCATCTGAACATATGATAATTAAAGCTCAAGATGAGATATTAAATATCAAACGACGAAGAAAAGAAGATTTTAATAATATCGCTGAAAAAGGGAGATCATTCTCTGAATTCTTACTTGATTATTCTAACCAACAATTCGAAAATAATATTCCTGTAAAATATGATTCCAATGACTGGAGAACTGATCATGACGAACAAGTTACTATATCAATAGATAGGGAGATTTTAACTATTGTTTGGAAGGATAAACACCACTTCAATAGAGGAACTGATGATCATACAATTAACGCTAAAATAAATAATCGATCAATTTCGGGTAATTATAGATTCCCTCAGTCTTATCTATTTAAAAAATCAACCTCATTAACGGTTGAAGATAAGAAATATCAAGAAGTCAATGGTCATATTAGTTTAAATATAGACAATGGGACTATCCGCTTTTTAAATACTTCCAATGACGACTTCCAACTAAAGGTGTTCAATTTGAAAAATGCATAA
- a CDS encoding UPF0158 family protein has translation MRAHRPTQTLCTTIYNTQMQPTEEHVKEIAELLDCGQLCFFHEPTGTIEHYPDPDNPYAELDEWQDALDRIDADWDNYIRFEKMDSSQAFRVMENFANSLSDENFRTRLIQQLSQRQPFSKFKNIIDNSEYRQNWFDFKGQAYISWVREQLE, from the coding sequence GTGAGGGCACATCGTCCTACACAGACGTTATGCACCACGATCTACAATACTCAGATGCAGCCAACAGAAGAACATGTCAAGGAGATAGCGGAACTTTTGGATTGTGGTCAACTCTGCTTCTTTCACGAACCAACTGGTACGATTGAACATTATCCAGACCCTGACAACCCATACGCTGAATTGGATGAATGGCAGGATGCTTTAGATCGCATTGACGCTGATTGGGACAACTACATACGATTTGAGAAGATGGATTCTAGCCAAGCATTTCGAGTTATGGAAAACTTTGCTAACTCTCTGTCAGACGAGAACTTCAGAACTCGGTTGATTCAACAGCTTTCTCAACGGCAACCTTTCAGCAAATTCAAGAACATTATTGACAACTCTGAATATCGGCAAAACTGGTTTGACTTCAAGGGACAGGCATACATCAGCTGGGTCCGTGAACAGCTTGAATAA
- a CDS encoding carboxypeptidase-like regulatory domain-containing protein, giving the protein MRTIELLSIFLLVGLLNTMCRTQSTTLTPYSELTGFEKGKVLRNEITGYMDTTLVYISGKIFDNNNEQIPTAEILISRDEQQRSEHSNLNGEYGNWLEPGNYELTFQLAGMDTINVGGLNMDSGQRRTIDVSLGLAGTLTHYLLENKK; this is encoded by the coding sequence ATGAGAACCATTGAACTTTTAAGCATATTTCTTCTGGTGGGGCTTCTGAACACGATGTGCAGAACTCAATCGACCACTCTAACTCCGTATTCCGAACTAACTGGATTCGAAAAAGGAAAAGTGCTCAGAAACGAAATAACTGGATACATGGACACAACTCTTGTCTACATTTCGGGTAAGATTTTTGACAACAACAACGAACAGATTCCAACAGCAGAGATTCTGATTTCAAGGGATGAACAGCAGCGAAGCGAACATTCCAACTTGAACGGGGAATATGGAAATTGGCTAGAACCCGGCAACTACGAGCTAACCTTTCAACTGGCTGGTATGGACACTATTAACGTTGGCGGACTGAACATGGACAGTGGTCAACGAAGAACCATTGATGTGAGCCTTGGTCTAGCTGGAACTTTAACACACTATTTACTGGAGAACAAGAAGTAA
- a CDS encoding reverse transcriptase family protein, producing MEYELYKEKFTSKAHRSGLTKQEIEECLSYARPLLDKNLPLIYNTSHFSRLVGIRKIYIKRASIYTKSYYRKFLIAKRQGNPREISEPLPNLKHIQTYILTEILQHVKISAFAKAYKKKANILENTRYHVNQEKVVTLDIKNFFPSITFKAIENIFFKLGYSPILSNLFAKLCTLNGCLPQGSPTSPYLSNIFMYDFDSKLADFCLERKIRYTRYADDIAISGDFDEKEAIDYITDLLKGLDLELNPSKTKIMCQNQRQIVTGIVVNKKNQIPRKERLKLRQEVFHIRTKGLKAHIKHKGITKRNYLYHLYGKISYAVFINPYDKEFIEYKRLIKSLMK from the coding sequence ATGGAATACGAACTTTATAAAGAAAAATTCACTTCTAAGGCCCATAGAAGTGGTTTAACAAAACAAGAGATTGAGGAATGCCTTTCCTATGCACGACCGCTTTTAGATAAAAACCTCCCTCTCATTTACAATACGTCCCATTTTTCAAGACTTGTTGGAATTAGAAAAATTTATATCAAAAGAGCTTCTATCTATACAAAATCGTATTATCGGAAATTTCTTATTGCAAAAAGACAAGGTAATCCTAGAGAAATCTCCGAACCTCTTCCAAACCTAAAACACATACAAACCTACATTCTAACTGAAATACTACAACATGTAAAAATTAGTGCCTTTGCTAAAGCATACAAAAAGAAAGCGAATATATTAGAAAACACTAGATACCATGTAAATCAAGAAAAAGTAGTCACTCTTGATATTAAAAACTTTTTTCCTTCTATCACTTTTAAGGCTATAGAAAACATCTTTTTTAAACTTGGCTATTCACCAATACTTTCAAATCTTTTTGCAAAACTATGTACACTTAATGGTTGTTTACCTCAAGGCTCTCCAACAAGTCCATATTTATCAAATATTTTCATGTATGATTTTGACTCGAAACTAGCCGACTTTTGTCTCGAAAGAAAAATTAGATATACACGATACGCTGACGACATTGCAATATCTGGTGATTTCGATGAAAAAGAAGCCATAGACTACATAACAGACTTACTCAAAGGTTTAGATCTCGAACTAAACCCTAGCAAAACTAAAATAATGTGTCAAAATCAAAGGCAAATTGTTACAGGAATTGTAGTAAATAAAAAAAATCAAATACCTAGAAAAGAACGTCTTAAACTTCGTCAAGAAGTTTTTCATATAAGAACAAAAGGACTTAAAGCTCATATAAAGCATAAAGGAATCACAAAGAGAAATTATCTTTATCATTTATATGGTAAAATTTCCTATGCCGTATTTATTAACCCTTATGACAAAGAATTCATAGAATACAAAAGGTTAATTAAAAGTCTAATGAAATAA
- a CDS encoding phosphoribosyltransferase, translating into MTPKQLLTYEKIIESKKWNENPLHTSVRNKMLRLLRKLNIEEIDIVLELLQNFTWISSNQYDKKILDIFRQIDPDIISTAKKFYFFPIVKPNDSGKLKSGLSLIYPLLGIINYIEEFDKIDIKSENVITRYKNLNKLLLEENEYLILVDDFIGSGKTFESCIEAIEKSNVSTDRIILVSIAIQNDGLKLIEKKKIRAYYSHIEKKGITDYFYDEEQTKRISLMRLIERRLKFKPKFSLGFEESQALIALIRTPNNTFPIFWHEYSENDNLVKAPFQRR; encoded by the coding sequence ATGACCCCTAAGCAATTACTAACTTATGAAAAGATAATTGAATCCAAAAAATGGAACGAAAACCCTTTACACACATCCGTTAGAAACAAAATGCTTAGACTGTTAAGGAAGTTAAACATTGAAGAGATCGATATAGTTTTAGAATTATTGCAGAATTTCACTTGGATTAGTAGTAATCAGTACGATAAAAAGATACTTGATATTTTTAGACAAATAGACCCTGATATAATTTCGACAGCGAAGAAGTTCTATTTTTTTCCCATAGTTAAACCCAATGATAGTGGCAAATTGAAAAGTGGATTATCGCTAATTTATCCATTATTAGGAATTATTAATTATATCGAAGAGTTTGATAAAATTGATATTAAAAGTGAAAATGTAATAACGAGATATAAAAACCTGAATAAACTGTTGCTTGAAGAGAATGAATATTTAATTCTAGTAGATGACTTTATAGGTTCTGGTAAAACATTTGAATCATGCATTGAGGCAATTGAAAAATCTAATGTATCAACCGATAGAATAATACTGGTATCAATTGCAATTCAAAATGATGGTTTGAAACTAATAGAGAAAAAGAAAATTAGAGCTTATTACTCTCATATTGAGAAAAAAGGTATTACCGATTACTTCTACGATGAAGAACAAACTAAAAGAATTAGCCTAATGCGACTAATTGAAAGGAGATTAAAGTTCAAACCAAAATTCAGTTTAGGTTTTGAAGAATCACAAGCTCTAATTGCGCTGATAAGAACTCCTAATAACACTTTTCCAATATTTTGGCATGAATACAGTGAGAATGATAATCTTGTTAAAGCACCATTTCAAAGACGATAA
- a CDS encoding DUF4238 domain-containing protein — translation MNKISSRHHYLPQFYLKGFTEDDGKFSVFDLKQGRLKNRRLFPKQVFFEQHRNTFFLGDDATDFLESEIYQMFDNKNSKHLEKIVQTSHQSKMELNDFQFLHYFITNLFWRIPRTDELVKQIFKSSTHKDLGFQLVDKKTGQVDKEKSDIILESPEFRETYRSSMATVEFHDWDMKTNRKNWVIGYSAKKNTPHICADNPIVTRNDNSTKLFESELIFPISKDKLLFYTNHEIKLREIAPEFRLKVDTVIMGQSQIMAIGTNSDYLKQLFEFTKTIKLKELKEELFQIFE, via the coding sequence ATGAACAAAATATCGTCAAGGCATCACTATTTACCTCAGTTCTATTTGAAAGGTTTTACTGAGGATGACGGTAAGTTTTCAGTATTTGATCTAAAACAGGGAAGGTTAAAAAACAGACGACTATTTCCGAAACAAGTATTCTTTGAACAACATAGAAACACCTTTTTTTTAGGAGACGACGCAACAGACTTCTTGGAGTCTGAGATTTACCAAATGTTCGACAACAAAAACTCTAAGCATTTAGAGAAGATTGTACAAACAAGTCATCAATCTAAAATGGAACTGAATGACTTTCAATTTTTGCACTACTTCATAACAAATTTGTTCTGGAGAATCCCAAGAACAGATGAATTAGTCAAACAGATCTTCAAATCTTCAACACATAAAGATTTAGGTTTTCAATTAGTCGATAAGAAGACAGGGCAAGTTGATAAAGAAAAGTCTGATATTATCCTCGAATCTCCAGAGTTCAGAGAAACCTATAGATCCAGTATGGCGACGGTGGAATTTCACGATTGGGATATGAAAACGAACAGAAAAAACTGGGTAATTGGATATAGTGCAAAAAAGAATACTCCTCACATTTGCGCTGACAACCCGATTGTAACCAGAAATGATAATAGTACTAAATTGTTTGAAAGTGAACTGATATTCCCAATCAGTAAGGATAAGCTACTGTTTTATACAAACCACGAAATCAAACTAAGAGAAATAGCTCCAGAATTCAGACTTAAAGTGGACACAGTAATTATGGGACAATCTCAAATTATGGCGATTGGTACTAATTCGGATTATTTGAAGCAGCTATTTGAATTTACCAAAACGATTAAGCTCAAAGAGCTTAAGGAAGAGCTCTTTCAAATTTTCGAATAA
- the xerA gene encoding site-specific tyrosine recombinase/integron integrase, which translates to MRPSTPDKSITLKHLVINSRRYGGIKFYPDKVIQSLVKNLPEIGWSNKYQMAVLPNNPSHLQNIYDAFKGVAWINTQYFFVNRPVNHGNEPLSVDAYRKRPAKKGWKYCPEEFYQKLEIRKYSIHTARSYIGMFERFINYYAHVEDLMSLSDKEINGYIQHMVQLGRSDSYINQALNAIKFYYEVVMGMPNRFYEVNRPIQPEALPKVLSKKQVFRMIENCSNLKHRCIVSLLYSSGLRRGELIALKIEDIKSDRMMIRVNSGKGRKDRYTLLSERILDELREYFKKYRPQQYLFEYSPGVQYSGSSVGKVVARAAKRGGIIERVTPHMLRHSFATHLLESGIDLRQIQTLLGHNSLKTTEVYTHVAVEGMNKIKNPLDLE; encoded by the coding sequence ATGAGACCTTCTACTCCAGACAAGTCTATTACGCTCAAACATCTAGTCATCAACAGTAGGCGCTATGGTGGGATCAAATTTTATCCTGACAAGGTGATCCAGTCGCTGGTAAAGAATTTGCCGGAGATAGGCTGGAGCAACAAGTATCAGATGGCGGTTTTGCCAAACAATCCCAGCCACCTTCAAAATATATATGATGCATTCAAAGGAGTGGCATGGATCAACACGCAATATTTTTTTGTGAATAGACCGGTCAATCATGGCAATGAACCTCTCTCGGTGGATGCCTACCGAAAGAGGCCGGCCAAAAAGGGGTGGAAATATTGTCCTGAGGAGTTTTATCAAAAGCTGGAGATCAGAAAATATTCCATTCACACGGCTAGGTCATACATAGGGATGTTTGAGCGATTCATCAATTACTACGCTCATGTCGAAGATTTGATGTCGCTCAGTGACAAGGAAATCAATGGCTATATTCAGCATATGGTTCAGCTGGGTAGGTCTGATAGCTATATCAATCAGGCTCTCAATGCCATCAAGTTTTATTATGAGGTAGTGATGGGGATGCCCAATCGTTTTTATGAAGTCAATCGGCCCATCCAACCGGAGGCCTTGCCCAAGGTGCTGAGTAAAAAGCAGGTTTTTAGGATGATTGAAAACTGTAGTAACCTTAAGCATCGCTGCATAGTCAGTTTGCTATACTCATCTGGCCTGCGGAGAGGGGAATTGATCGCGTTGAAAATAGAAGATATTAAAAGCGACCGGATGATGATCAGAGTCAATAGTGGCAAAGGCCGTAAGGATCGCTATACACTGCTGAGCGAAAGGATATTGGATGAATTGAGGGAGTATTTCAAAAAGTATAGACCCCAGCAATATTTGTTTGAATACAGTCCTGGTGTTCAATATTCGGGCAGCAGCGTGGGAAAGGTAGTGGCTAGAGCGGCCAAACGAGGCGGTATAATAGAACGTGTGACTCCACATATGCTAAGACATTCGTTTGCCACCCATCTGCTAGAGAGTGGAATAGATCTAAGGCAGATTCAAACGCTGCTGGGCCACAACTCTCTAAAAACAACGGAAGTTTACACACATGTAGCTGTAGAGGGGATGAACAAAATAAAAAATCCTTTAGATTTGGAATGA
- a CDS encoding amidohydrolase → MKKHLTLLLILSSAVITWAQPGNLSQQAQNQASQIEEKMIEWRHDLHQNPELSNREFNTARKIEKHLKSLGIEVQTGVAKTGVIGILKGGQPGPVIGLRADMDALPVTERVEIPWASQVTASYNGIESGVMHACGHDTHVAILMATAEVLNKMKKDLKGTVKFVFQPAEEGAPPGEEGGAQLMVKEGVLHHPDVDVMIGLHINASTPVGQIKYKSGGTMAAADRWVMKIKGKQSHGSRPWTSVDPIVTAAQIINGMQTVISRNAELTKEAAVLTVGLIRGGIRNNIIPEEVEMIGTIRTLDVDMQDKLHEDFRRVAINIGESMGATVELEITKQVPVTYNDPELTSTLVPFISDAIGAENVVIRKAMTGAEDFSYFANEVPSFFFFVGGCPKGTDPNEAAPHHTPDFYVDDAGMITGLQSMLAATLGYMYQE, encoded by the coding sequence ATGAAAAAACACTTAACCCTCCTTTTGATTCTATCATCCGCAGTGATCACCTGGGCTCAACCCGGCAATCTTAGCCAGCAAGCCCAAAACCAGGCCAGCCAGATCGAAGAAAAAATGATCGAATGGAGGCACGACCTCCACCAAAATCCAGAGCTATCGAATCGCGAATTCAACACCGCCAGGAAAATCGAAAAACACCTCAAAAGCCTCGGCATAGAGGTGCAGACGGGAGTGGCCAAAACAGGCGTCATCGGTATCCTGAAAGGTGGCCAACCCGGGCCGGTCATTGGCCTGCGTGCCGATATGGATGCCCTGCCGGTAACGGAACGTGTCGAGATTCCCTGGGCCTCCCAAGTCACCGCCAGCTACAACGGCATAGAATCTGGAGTGATGCATGCCTGCGGTCACGACACCCATGTAGCGATCCTAATGGCCACAGCCGAGGTATTGAACAAAATGAAAAAGGACCTCAAAGGCACGGTCAAATTTGTCTTCCAGCCCGCTGAAGAAGGAGCCCCTCCGGGAGAAGAAGGAGGCGCCCAACTAATGGTAAAAGAGGGGGTACTCCATCACCCTGACGTAGATGTGATGATCGGACTGCATATCAATGCCAGCACACCCGTCGGTCAGATCAAATACAAATCTGGCGGTACCATGGCTGCCGCAGACCGCTGGGTCATGAAGATCAAAGGCAAGCAATCGCACGGCTCCAGACCCTGGACCAGCGTCGACCCGATCGTCACCGCTGCCCAGATCATCAACGGCATGCAGACCGTGATCAGCCGAAACGCCGAACTCACCAAAGAAGCCGCCGTACTCACCGTAGGACTGATCCGCGGGGGCATTCGCAACAACATCATACCCGAAGAAGTAGAAATGATCGGCACCATCCGCACGCTAGATGTGGACATGCAGGACAAACTTCACGAAGACTTCCGCCGTGTCGCCATCAATATCGGTGAAAGCATGGGCGCAACGGTAGAACTGGAGATCACCAAGCAGGTCCCCGTCACCTACAACGATCCCGAACTGACCAGCACGCTGGTGCCCTTTATCTCTGATGCCATCGGAGCTGAAAACGTAGTGATCAGAAAGGCCATGACCGGCGCAGAGGACTTCTCCTATTTCGCCAACGAGGTACCTTCTTTCTTTTTCTTTGTCGGGGGATGCCCCAAAGGCACAGACCCCAACGAAGCAGCCCCACATCACACGCCGGACTTTTATGTAGATGATGCAGGCATGATCACCGGACTCCAGTCCATGCTAGCTGCCACCCTCGGCTACATGTACCAGGAGTAG
- a CDS encoding DUF418 domain-containing protein → MTAVDLKPTTRAQRISSLDTIRGVALLGILLMNIAGMGLSHAYSDPTVSGGFTGWNLTAWWATTMLFEGTMRGMFSMLFGAGVILFTSRSVGDINGVSVTDAYFRRVSWLVVFGMVHAYLLLWIGDILYAYGLVGFFVYSFRNLDAKKLIIVAFFALVGAFLINYTDYATNRNMSLASQEAKEKKEAGQELTEEETGAIEGWEAVLAEAKPPQEVIDKDIASRHKGYFSVVASQSKVAQFLETMIMYRYFFFDIFAMMILGMAFFKLGIFQAERSNGFYLIMLLVGYGVGLTINYFETVYIVEHDFEIVATGKASLSYDVGRVATTFGHVALIMLFVKSGLLGFLQRALAAVGQMALSNYISHTLITTTIFIFFKQFGAFERYELYYIVFGIWIFQLIMSPIWLKYFRFGPLEWGWRTLTYWERQPFRRD, encoded by the coding sequence ATGACTGCTGTTGATCTGAAGCCAACCACTCGCGCACAGCGCATCAGTTCCCTGGATACCATCCGTGGTGTCGCTTTGCTGGGGATATTACTCATGAATATAGCCGGTATGGGCCTGTCCCATGCTTATTCTGATCCTACCGTTTCGGGTGGATTCACGGGATGGAACCTCACTGCCTGGTGGGCTACTACCATGCTTTTCGAAGGGACGATGCGAGGGATGTTCTCCATGCTCTTTGGGGCGGGGGTGATCCTTTTTACTTCGCGGTCTGTCGGAGATATCAATGGGGTATCTGTCACAGATGCCTACTTCAGACGTGTGTCCTGGTTGGTCGTCTTTGGGATGGTCCATGCCTATCTTTTGCTTTGGATTGGGGATATTCTCTACGCCTATGGCCTGGTGGGATTTTTCGTCTATAGTTTTCGGAATCTGGATGCCAAAAAGCTGATCATCGTTGCCTTCTTCGCGCTGGTAGGTGCTTTCCTGATCAACTATACTGACTATGCTACCAACCGTAATATGTCACTTGCATCCCAGGAAGCGAAAGAAAAGAAGGAAGCAGGGCAGGAACTGACCGAGGAAGAAACAGGGGCAATCGAAGGATGGGAGGCCGTACTGGCAGAGGCCAAGCCACCGCAAGAGGTCATCGATAAAGACATTGCTTCGAGACACAAAGGCTACTTTAGTGTAGTGGCCTCTCAGTCCAAGGTGGCTCAATTCCTCGAGACCATGATCATGTATCGCTATTTCTTTTTTGACATTTTCGCGATGATGATCCTGGGTATGGCGTTTTTCAAGCTGGGGATTTTTCAGGCCGAAAGGAGCAATGGTTTTTACCTGATCATGCTACTGGTTGGGTATGGCGTAGGACTTACCATCAACTACTTCGAAACCGTCTATATCGTCGAACATGACTTTGAAATCGTGGCGACTGGCAAAGCAAGTCTTAGCTATGATGTAGGTAGGGTGGCGACCACTTTTGGGCATGTTGCTTTGATTATGCTGTTTGTGAAATCAGGGCTATTGGGCTTTCTGCAAAGGGCCCTGGCAGCTGTGGGGCAGATGGCATTGTCCAACTATATCTCACATACCCTGATCACTACGACCATATTTATCTTCTTCAAGCAGTTTGGGGCTTTCGAACGCTATGAGTTGTATTACATCGTATTCGGTATCTGGATTTTTCAGCTGATCATGAGTCCGATCTGGTTGAAATACTTTCGTTTTGGGCCGCTAGAGTGGGGGTGGAGGACGCTGACCTATTGGGAGAGACAGCCTTTTAGGAGAGATTAG